The DNA window ATATTCGGTGATCGCGCCGTAGGGGCCGAGATAGGTGCAGCGTGTGTAGTGCCGTGCCGAATAGGTCGCATAGCTGTTCGGCCCGGTCGGACGCCAGTCGTGGGACCAGATGACATGTGGCAGGCCGTAAAGCTGGTAGATGCCAAACATGAGCGCCGGCACGACGATCCAGAGGAAGAACGACGGACGGATCAAGCGTGGGGTCTTCATGACGCGTCTCCCCCACCGTCTTTCGGATCGGTGTTCTGAGGCGTGGGATCGAGGGTGATCTTCGGGTCGGGCGTCAGGACGCCGCCTTCGAGCGGGTTCTGCTGGAGATCGAAGCAGTAGGGCGCGATCTGGTGCTGGCCGATCTTTTTGGCATGTATCCAGCCGACATCCTTGACGTGGATGATCTGATCGTCGGCTGGCAGGCGCATCAGTTCGTCGGGCGTGAACAGGCGCTCTTTCGAGATGTTGATGGTGCCGGAGAACGCGTCCCTGTCGGAATTGACCCCGATCGACCGGGAGACGGCGAGCGCTTCGCCCATAGCGCGGGAGACATGCTCCGCTTCCTTGATCGAGGAAAAGCCGAACCACTGCTTGATGACGGCGTTCTCGTCGATGGTGGCGGTTTCCTTGTCGCCGTATTTGCGCTCGATCTCGGAGCGCGATTGCGCAATCAGATGGCAGGTTCCGCCATAGCCGCGCATGGTGGTCAGTTGCGAGATGAGGGCTTTTAAGGGCGCGTTGGTGAACTCGTCGAGGATGAAGCTCACCGGCGGGGCGTTGCCCGACAGGACCACTTCCATGAAGGATTGCAGCTGCAGGGCATAGTCGGCGCCGAGCCGCTCCATGTGGCGGACGGGACCGGCAAGGAAGATGACGAACTTCTCGCGGAGCAGCCGTTCATGGGAATGCGTCGCGGCGACGCCGACCGTGTGGAGCGCGCTTCCCGCACCATAGATACGGACGGATTTGAGGGCAGCGGTCCTGTGCTGGGGGAAGTGCTCTTCGTTCGCGCCCATGCCGATGACATCACGGGCGAGCGCCTGTAGCGCTTCGTCGCCTTCCTCGGCCTCGATCCTGGCCATGGCGAGAAGCATTTCTGGATCGGAGAGCAGCGACCAGACGCCGCCGGGCGTTCCGAGCCTCGGATTGCGCACGAGCAGCGTAGAGAGCGCGAACTCAATCAGGGTGCGGGGACAGTCCATCCAATAGGCGTTCCTCTGGTCCCGCGGCGGCTCCTCGATCAGAGCCTGTGTCGCGTTCTCGGCGGAGAAAATCAGCTCGCCGTTTTCCTTGACGTGGGAGGCAATGACGGCGCCGAAGCGGTTGAGCGAGATACGGTGCGGATTGTCGTGTCCGATCACCCCGAAATCGTCGACGATTGCGACCTTGCGGCCATGCATGACGCACATCTCCGCACATTGGGCGGCGATCTCGCCTTCCTTGGAATCCGCGATGACGATGGCGCGGGCATGATCGGCGATCAGCGACTGCAGCCAGGGCACGGCCCCGCAGGTGGTCTTGCCCCCGCCGGCGGCGGACAGAAGCAGTGAGTGCGCGTGCTTCGGGGCGTAGATCGGCTGGCCGTCATGGCTCACCCCGATGATGCGGCGAACGATCTGGGCCATCAGCGCATCCCCGCCCGTCTTTGGGCGTCGTCATCGGCGAGCGCCGAGCCTTTCGGCTTGCCGCCAATGCGGTCGAGCTCCGTCAGCACGCCTTCGCGTTTTTGCAGGTTCAATACTGCCTTGATCACATCGATCAGGGTGAGGAACGCGCCAAACCCCGTGATGACGCTGAGGAGCCGGAACTGCCACCACGCGTACCCGTCCTCCGGCCACATGGCCCAGGCCATGAAGCCGAACAGGAACGCGCCGAGGAACTTGACGTTGATCCTGATGATCGCCCCGACCTTCCGACGAAACGCCGCCGAGGCCGGCTTTGCCGCAGGTTCGGGGATTGTCGTGCGGTGAGATCGCATCATGACGCGGACCTCCGATATGAGCCAATGGCCCGAACGATCTGACCCCGCTTGGCATTGAGGTCGGCATAGCGGCCCCAGACAACGCCGGAGAGTTCCGATCCCCTCAGATCGCGCGACAGGAGCTTCAACTGTCCCGTTTGCCACCCGGCGACCAACGCCAATGCCGCGCAGGCAAACGCCGTCGCGATCTCTCCGGTGTGGAGCAGGTCGCCGAAGACAGCGGCAATGCCCATGAAGCCGCCGCCGAACAGAAGCCCGCCCGCCAAGAACGGGCGCCGCACCGAAACGACCGTCAGGGTTTCCAGGAGATAGGAATCCCGGTGCGTGTTGACGCTCGCATTCTCCGCATCCACGTCGACAAAGCCGAAGATCATCGCCTCAGCTCCCCTTCGCGGCACATTCGGGAGAGTTGAGCGCGGACTTCAGCTCGCTCTGCAGCGACTTCACCGACCGGGGAACGACTAGCCTGAGCGTCCCGGCATAGAGCGCGAAATCGGTGCGGCGCTTCTCCAGCGTCATCGTCACCGCGCAGTCGCAGCGCGACCCCGCACGCGAGGCCGCGTAGTCCATCCGCTTTTTCCGCACGGCCCGTTTGGCGTTCTGCGCCGCTTCGAGTGTCTGGGTCAGGATGTTGTTGTCGAAGTGGCGCCGTGAACGCGGCAATACTCCTGCCCCGCCCGGCCATAGAGGCCGAAGATGGCGCTGCAACCGAGTTTCGGGATCGCCAGCGCTTCAGGCTCGTCCGCCGTGATCTCGGCCCGGATAAAGCCGTCACACCGTGTCGCCCAACCGGATTTTTCGATCGTTCGCTCAGCAATCACCGGCCCGGTGATAAAGAGGCTCACGCCTCCATAGAGCACCATCGCCATCAATGCCCCGCCGGCAATCGGCAAACCGCCCGTGTCCAGGAACATTTTGGTCTCCTCCCCTAGCGGCGATGCTGATTGTCGCGGCGGCTATGCGACCGTCGACGGGACGGCGCGAGCGGCGTGACGTTGTCGCCGTCGTCGCGGTTGCGGATCAGGCCGTCGTCAAAGGGCCCGCTATCGTCGTCTTCGGCGGGGGCTGCCGGCTCGGGCGGGGCGATCTTGTACCGAGCCCACAGAAGCGCGAGCAGCGTGTAGAGCCAGAGCGCGAGCGGAAAGACCAGTTCCACCACGGCGGTAATCGCCGCGATCGGTGCAAAATGGCCGAGATAGCGGAAGGTGTCCGAGACGCCAGTGCGCCTCGGAAAGCTCGGCGGCACATTGCCACCAAGCGTGACCGTCGAAGCGACCGCCTCAAGGCTCTGACCATGCTTGTCGAGGATGGCGTCGAGCCGCCTTGTGACGACCGGACGGCCTGCGATCTCCGTTCCCAGCTGAAGTTCTTTGCCGTAGGCGGCAATCAGGGTGACCGGAACCGCCTCATCAAGTTCGTTGGCGGCCTGCTGAATCTCCGCATCGATCTTCTGCAGAGCGGTGCGGCGGTCCCAGATGTCCTTGCCGCTGTCGCCGATCACATCCTGATAGGCGCCAAGCAACCGGTTCAGTTCCGCGAGAGCATCCCGGCGGGCCTTTTCGCCTGCATCCAACTGATGGACGATCGCCGATGCGCGACCGGCCTTGTCTTCAAGGGCCCGCGCCACCGGCCCGGGGCCTCCATTGCCGCGCCCCGAAACACAGGACGACCGCAACTCGCAGGCCCGTTTCTGATCCAGGTCCTGGGCGACGGCACGAACGGCCGGCGCGACACGTCCGGCCTGCTGGGCCGCGCGCGAGCGGTTGCCCACATAGTGGGAAAGCTCCGTGCCATATTCCTGGAGCTGCAGTTCGGCGACATCCTTGAAGGTGAGTTCCGCATAGGTTCCGGCGAAAAGGCCGCCGCCGACCACCAGGATGGACCCGACGCTGACGATGCCCGCGCTGACATAGCCAATGGTCGCAAGCGACGCGCCGCGTTCCACGGCCATACGGTTGATGCCATAGGCGACCGCTGTCGCGCTTGCCGCAAGCAGCGCCGCCTTTGAAAAGGCAACGATCCCCGTCCCGCTGATGAGGTTCGGAACCGCCATCATCAGCATCCCGCCCGACGAGGCGGCAAGCGCCAGCAGCGTCACCTTGACGAAGGGCCGCTTCTTGCGCTTCGGCAGGCGGATCGGCGTATCGGGCATGTCGGATTTTGCAGCCATGGTCTGTCCTTTCCGGTCGGCTATCGGGCAATGGGGAGACTGCTTCCGGCGGCCAGCATCAGCCGCTCGCAGTCGGCGCATTTGAGGAGCGCCGAGGGCTTCGCCCAAGCGTTCAATCCGCATTCGGGACAAGTGAATTTGATGCGGTCTTTCTTCTGGGGGTTCGGGTGGTCGACATCGTCGTCGCCGCCCGCATGGAGGCCGGTGAGATTGACGCGGTCGTGCCAGTTGATCTGAAAGCCGGTGTCGAGGAGCGCGCGGCAGGCGATGTCGAACGGGCCGCCGTTGACGATGACGTGGCTCATCCGGTGACCGGTCTTCTTGCCACCCGGCAGCCCGGTGCCCGATGGGGAAAGGCCGATGCTCTCCATCTTCTCGGCCCAGACCTGATCGTGATAGCCGTTAGAACCGCGCCTGCCACGCCGGTTCAGCGGGCCGAAGTCATGCCGCCAGACATGGCATTGCTCGTGAACGAGGGTCGAAAGCGAATCCCGGAGCGGGCGGAGCCCGAGGAAAAGCGGGTTCAGCGCCACCTCGTGGCAGAGCGTTCCGTCCGAGCGTTCGAACCGTTTGGGATAAAAGTGCCCGAGGACGTTCTTTTGCCGTGTATAGCTGATCAGAACGTCGGGAAGCTTGCCGCCGAACAGCGCGTCATTGAAATAGCTGTAGGCGTAGTAGACTTCCGCGCTCGCCTCCAGCGTCGGCGGTAGGTGGCGCTTCGATGCTTCCTCGCTGCTCCGCGAATTGGATCGTACGATCCGTTTCGCGTCGTTCGGTGAAAGGAGTTTTGTTTTGATATCGTGCGCCATCGTGAGCCAGGTGTTCGAAAGTTCAACACCTGGACTCCCTAGGACACTGACGGCCTGCAGGTACCCAACCAAAATCCTGCATTTCAGGTAAACGGTCGGAGCGGAGGTTGTTTTGGCAGAGCGTCCAAAGATCGACTGGCACGACGCCTCGCATAGCGATCGCGCGATCCTCTACACCTTCACAAAGCCGATGCTCGACGAACGCGGCTGGACCGTGCCGGAGTTTCTCAAGGCTGTCGTGACACCCCCCCTTTACCGCGCCGAAGACCTATATCGACAACTTTCGGGCAGGAAAGATCAGCCGCTCGAAAGCCGCCCAGATTGCCAATTGGATCGAGGAAAACGATCCCGAGCGCGCAAGGCAGATGGTCGAGGCGATCTTGCACGCGCGAGCCGACAGATCGGAAACCGAGCCGACCGGGACATGGGAAGCACTCCTGAAATCAAACGGGGTGTTCGATGGCGTGTCGATCATATCTCTGGAGAGCCAACGCCGTGGCTTGACCCGCATTGCTGACAGAGAGCCCGTGGCGGACCGGCCCATCAAACCCGGTGAACACTTCTGCTTTCGGATAGACAGCCCGATTGCCGGTACTCTCATCGCATTCCAGCAATACCTGTCCCTCTGGTATCGGCTGGATTTGACCGAAAGCAAAACGTTTCTCAACGTTGTTGCAGGCATGCAGCATATCCCGTTCGATCCGACGACCAGCGAGATCGTGGCTCTCAGCGAAGAAGAGCATTTTGAAAAGCACAAATACGTCTTTGTGATCTGCGACGCCCAAACCGTCGAGCGGATCGCCGCAATCACGGTATCGAATGCGGCGATCCCACAGGCCGCGATGAACGAAATGGCGGCGGCCCTATCCGTCATCGATGAACGAGCCCGGTCCATTCTGCAGATCAACGTCCTGTTCGCTAAGCCCGGCTAGGAGCCCTTCTGAGGCCCGTCAAGCTCATGAGTTTTTCGTTGACCGACAGCAGCCGGAACCACTCGCGGCCACCTGCGCTCTTGAGATCCGTCTCGCTCAAATCGGTGCCGTACTGGGACGTCTCCAGATCGAAGATCAGCGGGCTGTCCCCGCCGACATCGGCGATGAAGGATCGCGCCTTGGCCGTCACAGCAAGCGCAATCGCATCCTTGACGGCCGGTCCGAGAACCACTCGCGAATAGGCTTGGAGTTCCTCGGCCGTCGGTTCTTTTTCGGGGATGACCATCGTACCGTCATCCGTCTCTTTCAGTTCGGCCCCCGGATAGAGCCACATCTGAAAAAGATGGTTGAGCATCACGAAGAACCGGGTCGACGATAAGGGATGCGTGTTGCCGGGCTCCTCGTGACGCCGGTCCTCCCGTTCGATCAGCGCCATCACCGCAAAGATCGAGGCAGCGCGAAGGCGCAATTCCTCCCACCGATCCTCGTCGTACGCGTCAAGCAGGATATCGATCGCCTCGCTGTCCGCCTGAAGCTCCATGCACGGGAATGCCAGCGTGCGATCTTTCGGGTCCAGGGCATCAACTGGTGCCGCTTCACGCTTCGCAAGACCGGTCAGGGCAAACTGAAGGATTCCGTGTGTTTCGGGCAGGCCGGAATGTCCCGTGAGGTCGAAGTGGAGAAGCCGTACATGGGCCAGTTCGTGCAAACAAAGCCAGACCAGCGACAGATGCGTTACCGCCGCAACGTCATCGGTTATACGTGCGTCCCCCACCATTAACAGATCGGGGTCACGAAGTGCCTCGGTCCAAAGCAGATCGAGCGTGTCGACACAGCCGGTCGTCAAGCAGACGCGAAACCGGTCGCCATCCCGCTCGATCATCGCGCCGAACTCGGGGTCGGCCGTCACATCGAGATAAATGTCGCTCTGCAGAGGGTCCGCGGTGACGGCCGCCAACTGCGCTAGCGCGTCATCCATCGCGAAGCGAAGACGGCGTCGAGAAGCATCGAAATCCATGGGTTCTGCCTCGATCAAGGTCGCACATTCCCGTGGCGTAGATCGGCCTCAAATCCCATCCCGCAACGGCACTCGCCCCGTGGACACCCATTTCTATCCCCGAAATCAAACAGATGATGCGTCAGTTTGCCCAACCTATAATCGGGTAACCGTTGCTCGACAAAAGCCGCGCAAAAACAATGCTCTACCGCAAATAGGTATTTTGCTACCACATACATCGTATTCTCGCGCAAAAATTGTCATGCTACGGTTGAAAGCCAGAGTTAACCTCGCCGTCGACACAACGATTAGGCTGCTGAATGGATAATGGCAGAGTCGAGTATACCCCCGAATTGCTCTCGTCGACGGTGTGCCGTTGTCTGGGGCGAGAAACAGTGAAATGACGGCGACCCGGATGTCGGAAAAAAAGCAATCTGATAACGCGGCTGCAAAGTCGCCGCTTGCGTGGCCGGTTGGTTTGATTTTGTCAGTGCTGCCGCTGGTAGCGGTCGCCGGTGTGTGGTTCGCCTATCCGATCGGCATCTATGTTCTGATTCCGGGCGCTCTTATCCCGGGTCTTATCGCGGTGATGCTCGCTGAACCGGCCTCGGCGCGGCCTCGCTCGAAGAACTGGCCGAAGAGTTTGATCGTCATGCCAATCATAGCGACGATCGTGATCTATATCGTCACCTCGATTTTGTTCGATATGCGGACGGACCAGTTCACCGAAGCTTCTGAAATCTGGCAGCGTTATTGGGTCTTTCCAGGCGCTGCCGAGGCCTCCTTGACGGATATTTCAAAGATGGTTGGATCGCGGGAAAAGGCATTTCACCTCCTTTTCATTTTGTTAACAGGGTATTCTCTGACGATTATTATTATGTTTTCATTCTGCGGAACTTATATTGATATGTATATTTTTAGCCTAGAAAATAGAAATGCCGACAAATCAAAATACATTAAAGGCATATTTGGAATGTTGATCATATTAATAATTTTTGACTATTTAACAATAGACAACTACCATAAGAATTTTTCTAGTAGATTGGATGAAATTAAAACGGATAATGTAAATGTCTATGGACATTACGTAATTGGAATAATTCGATGGTATTCAAGCGGGTCTAAGGTAGCGATAAATTTGCACTTATTTCTTAATGGTCTCATTTACTTCCTCAATATGATGTTTTTTATTGCCATATACGTGGCGTACAAGTCTTTATCGCAGGGCGGTCAGCTATCTCAGCGGGGGGAATGAGGTCGATACCATGGCGTATGATGATTTGTCGACGGAAGAA is part of the Rhodobium gokarnense genome and encodes:
- a CDS encoding type IV secretory system conjugative DNA transfer family protein; the protein is MAQIVRRIIGVSHDGQPIYAPKHAHSLLLSAAGGGKTTCGAVPWLQSLIADHARAIVIADSKEGEIAAQCAEMCVMHGRKVAIVDDFGVIGHDNPHRISLNRFGAVIASHVKENGELIFSAENATQALIEEPPRDQRNAYWMDCPRTLIEFALSTLLVRNPRLGTPGGVWSLLSDPEMLLAMARIEAEEGDEALQALARDVIGMGANEEHFPQHRTAALKSVRIYGAGSALHTVGVAATHSHERLLREKFVIFLAGPVRHMERLGADYALQLQSFMEVVLSGNAPPVSFILDEFTNAPLKALISQLTTMRGYGGTCHLIAQSRSEIERKYGDKETATIDENAVIKQWFGFSSIKEAEHVSRAMGEALAVSRSIGVNSDRDAFSGTINISKERLFTPDELMRLPADDQIIHVKDVGWIHAKKIGQHQIAPYCFDLQQNPLEGGVLTPDPKITLDPTPQNTDPKDGGGDAS
- a CDS encoding SprT-like domain-containing protein, with protein sequence MVGYLQAVSVLGSPGVELSNTWLTMAHDIKTKLLSPNDAKRIVRSNSRSSEEASKRHLPPTLEASAEVYYAYSYFNDALFGGKLPDVLISYTRQKNVLGHFYPKRFERSDGTLCHEVALNPLFLGLRPLRDSLSTLVHEQCHVWRHDFGPLNRRGRRGSNGYHDQVWAEKMESIGLSPSGTGLPGGKKTGHRMSHVIVNGGPFDIACRALLDTGFQINWHDRVNLTGLHAGGDDDVDHPNPQKKDRIKFTCPECGLNAWAKPSALLKCADCERLMLAAGSSLPIAR